A single region of the Lotus japonicus ecotype B-129 chromosome 4, LjGifu_v1.2 genome encodes:
- the LOC130710353 gene encoding phosphopantothenoylcysteine decarboxylase subunit VHS3-like codes for MALVSEMVAQVPFLTVMEELPSLLHAVAADTLISAVQSLTLIGYLLTMITDLVPPKLNSKDGRFSLEDLLGRKPAYLANKDSETEDDEDGDDEDDDADDDDDDEGEDYSGDEGEEADPEDDPEANGAGGSDDGEDDDDEEADDEDDDDGEDEDDDEDEEEEEETPQPPAKKRK; via the exons ATGGCATTGGTCTCAGAGATGGTGGCTCAGGTTCCTTTCCTCACCGTCATGGAGGAGTTGCCCTCTCTTCTCCATGCTGTGGCCGCCGACACTCTCATCTCCGCCGTTCAATCCCTCACTCTG ATTGGATATCTGCTGACTATGATCACTGATTTGGTGCCACCAAAGTTGAACTCAAAGGATGGAAG GTTTTCGTTAGAAGACCTTTTGGGGAGGAAACCTGCTTACCTAGCAAACAAGGATAGTGAAACAGAGGATGATGAGGAcggagatgatgaagatgatgatgcagacgatgatgatgatgatgagggaGAGGACTACTCAGGTGACGAAGGTGAGGAAGCAGATCCTGAAGATGATCCTGAGGCTAATGGTGCAGGAGGATCTGATGATGGGGAGGATGATGACGATGAGGAAGCCGATGATGAAGACGATGATGACGGGGAGGATGAAGAcgatgatgaggatgaagaggaagaagaggagactCCTCAGCCACCAGCtaagaagagaaagtga